The stretch of DNA CTATGCCCGCCTCGTGCACGATGTCACCTTCCTACAAATAGTTTTCAACATTCTGCAAGTGGCCGGCGCAACCTGTCTATTGATTCTGCTATACGTTTTCCCGAATGGCCGTTTCACGATCGCCTGGACTCGCCCCCTGGCCGTCCTCTGGTTATTGTGGGCGATGGCCTGGGCCGCCGCCACTGCCCTTTGGCCGGAGTCGGTCACCCTGACGATCCTGGCTCTGTTTCTCATAACCGGGGTGGCGGCGCAGGTGCAACGCTATCGCCAACTCATTTCCGCCGAAGAACGACGACAAACACGTTGGACAGTAGCCGGGTTCGCCGGAGCTGTGGCTGGGTTCGCCCTAATTGCCGTCGCCCTGGCGCTCATTCCCGACCTGCGCCTGCCAAAAGTGGCCGGCCTTTCTATGACAGCCACGTTTTCGCTCTACATGCTGCCCTGGCTCTGCATTCCATTGAGCATCGGCTGGGCCATGCGGCGGCATCAACTATGGGCTACATAAGCAAAGAAGACAATCTGTTCGACCTGGTTTTGGCCCAAATGCGTCAAAACAAAGGAGCGCAGAAACTCTGCGCTCCTTTGTTTTTCGGAATTGAAAACCGAATTTTAGACTAAAGGGGTGAAAGAATATCCGCGATCTCTCTCTCAGCGTTTCCTTCTTCGCCGCCGTCGGTCGCCCCTTCAGCCCGGATCGAGATCTCACCATCCTTGAAGTCAACGTAAATTGTGCTCCCCGACGTGGCGTGGGTGCGAAGCAGGGCGTCCGACACGCCGTCTTCCACCTTGTTCTGAATCACCCGGCGCAGAGGGCGAGCGCCGTAATCGGGGTTGTAACCGGCGTCGGCCAAATGCTGTTTGGCCTCGTCCGACACTTCCAACTTAAGTTCGCGCTCGGCCAATCGCTCGCGCACCTTGTCAAGTTCCAGGTCAACGATTTGAACGATCTCGGCCTTGTTGAGCGAGCGGAAGACCACCACCCCGTCCACCCGGTTGAGAAACTCGGGGCGGAAACTCTTCTTAAGTTCCTCAGTCAGTTTCTTGTGCATGTCGGTGTACGACTCTTGCTCGGCCCTGGCCTCGTCGCGCTTCATCGAAAAACCCAGCGCCGCCTGGCGCTTGATCATGTCGGCGCCGACGTTGGAGGTCATGACGATCATCGCGTTGCGGAAGCTCACCTTCTTGCCGCGCGCGTCCGAAAGCTGGCCTTCTTCCATGATTTGCAGAAGCATGTTGTGGGCTTCGGGATGGGCCTTTTCGATCTCGTCAAAGACGACGATCGAATACGGGCGGCGGCGCAGGCCTTCGGTCAACTGGCCGGCGTCTTCGTAGCCCACGTAGCCGGGGGGAGCGCCGACGAGGCGGGAGACGCTGTGCCGCTCCATGAATTCCGACATGTCTAATTGAATAATAGCATCTTCACTGCCGAACATGAAGGCGGCCAGGGCTTTGGTCAGCTCGGTTTTGCCGACTCCGGTGGGGCCGAGGAAAATAAACGAGCCGATGGGGCGCTTGGGGTCTTTGAGGCCGGCGCGGGCGCGGCGGACGGCGCGAGAAATGGCGCTGATGGCTTCATCCTGGCCGATGATGCGTTTATGCAGATCCTCTTCCATATGAAGCAGGCGCTCGGACTCTTCGGTGGCAATTTGAACTACCGGAATGCCCGTCCACATGCCCAACACTTCGGCGATGTCGGCGGCGCTGACGACCGGCATGGAGGCTTGATCCCAGCCGGCGCGCAGTTGGCTGAGTTTTTCTTCAAGTGAGGTTTCGCGAGCCAGCAGTTCCTGAGCGTCGTCATAACGCGCTTCTTCGACGGCAATGGCCCGCTCTTCACGCACCAGGCGCAGGTCGGACATGGTGTCTTTGAAACTCTTGGCTTCGGGACTCTTGTACATTCGCACCCGCGACCCGGCTTCGTCAATCAGGTCAATGGCCTTGTCGGGCAGGAAGCGGTCGGGCACGTAGCGGGCCGAAAGGTGAGCGGCGGCGTCAATGGCGTCGTCGGTGATGGTGAGCTTGTGGTGATCTTCGTAGCGCGATTTGATGCCGTGCAAAATGCTGATCGTCTCTTCGATGGTCGGCTCGTCCACGGTGACTGGCTGGAAGCGGCGCTCAAGGGCGGCGTCGCTTTCAATGTGCTTACGGTATTCGTTGAGGGTGGTCGCGCCGATGACTTGAATATGCCCCCGTGAGAGGGCGGGCTTGAGGATGTTGGCGGCGTCCACGGAAGAGCCGGCTGAACCGGCGCCGACCAGCATGTGAACTTCGTCAATAAACAAGATCGAGTTCGAGATCTTGACTTCTTCGATCACGCGCTTGAGTCGCTCTTCAAACTGGCCGCGATACATGGTTCCGGCCACGAGCGAGCCGACGTCGAGTTGCAGGACGCGGCGGCCAAGCAGGGGTTCGGGGGTGTCGCCGGCAATGATGCGCTGGGCCAAACCTTCGACGATGGCCGTCTTGCCCACGCCTGGCTCGCCGATGAGGGCCGGGTTGTTCTTGGTGCGGCGGGCGAGGATTTGAATGACGCGCTCGATCTCGCTCTGGCGGCCAATGACCGGGTCAAGCTTGTTGTCCTCAGCCAGGGCGGTGAGGTCGGTAGCAAGCTGATCGACAAGCGGCGTTTTGCTCTTGGTGTCTTTCTTCTTCTCAGGCGCGCCGCCGGCGGTTTGCTTTTGCGGGGTGGTTGAACTGGGCGTGGCAGGTTGCTGGGGATTCTCTTGCAGAACGCGCCGGGTCTGGCGGCGAATCTGTTCGGGCGAGATGCCAAGTTTATTGAGGACATCAATGGCCACGCCTTCATTGTGGCGCACCAGGCCAAGCAGGATGTGCTCGGTGCTGATGTAATGCTGGCCCATGCGTTTGGCTTCGTCAATGGCCAATTCCAGGGTGCGGCGGGTTCCGGGGGCCAGATCGATCCTGGCCGGCTTGTTGCGTTGGCCGGGGCCGCTGAGGCGTTCGACCATCTCCTGCACACGCCGTTGTTCAAGTCCTAGCTCACGCAAAACGCGCCCGGCCACGCCGCCTTCTTCGCGGATCAGGCCGAGTAGTAAATGCTCGGTGCCAATGTAGTTATGTCGCAGGCGTTCGGCTTCTTCCTGAGCCAGGCTCAACACCCGGCGCGCTCGTTGGGTGAACCGCTGCATTTTATCGGTCACGGATTTATCCTCCCGTTACTTTCAAAAACAAAACTGCTTCAATGGTAATCTTCGCCCCTCATCCTTTCAATGTCATTCGGTTAGATGAGAGGCGGCGAGTATTGATGCAAACTCGCCGCGCAAGCAAACTTATGGGGTGATTTCAAGGTGCGTATATTGTACCGCCAATCAACCCGGATTAATCTAGCCAATTGTACTGCGATGGGGATTTGGATGATTCTTTTACGAAATTCTAATATTGTGTATAAAGAAGCCGCGCGCGGGTGAAATTGCCCGCGCGCGGTTTGCATCTTATTTGGCTTACTCTTGCTCGTCGTCTGGGATGTCATCTGCGGCGCTTTCCCAGTCGCTCTCAAGGTATCGTGAGGAGCCAACTTCTTTCAGGCTCAGTCCGATCCGCCGTTTGTCCGGCTCGATTTTGACGATACGCAAGGCGTAAGTTTGGCCTTCCTGCACCACGTCTTTGGGGTGGGCAATCCGGCCATCCGAGAGTTCGGAAATGTGGATCAGGCCTTCGATTTCGTCATTGCCCTTGATCCGGGCGAACGCCCCGAACTTGGTGAGCTTGGTGATCGTGCCCTCGACCAATTGTCCGATCTTATATTGCTGGGTGATGCGCGACCACGGGTCACCTTCCAGTCGCTTCATTGAAAGGGCAATGCGTTTGCGATCCTTCTCCACGCTCAAAACTTGCACTTTGACTTCCTGGCCGACTTTGAGGATTTCTTTAGGGTGCTCAATGCGCTTCCAGGTCAGTTCAGACAGATGCACCAGGCCGTCCGCCCCGCCCACATCCACAAATACGCCGAATGGGGCAATGGAGATTACACGCCCGGTGCAAATGTCGCCCTCTTTGAGGTCAGAGAGCAACTGCTCCCGTTGCGCCTCGCGGCTTTCTTTGGCGGCGGCGCGTTCCGAGAGAATGAGACGGTTGCGCTCACGGTCAACTTCCACTACCTTGACCATGATCGGCTCGCTTACCATCTTGGCCCATTTCTGCTCTGGGGTGTCGCCTTCGATGCGGCGGCGGCGGGCTGGCCCCATTTGCGACGCCGGCACAAAACCGCGCACATTGCCCACTTTGACGATCAGGCCGCCTTTGTTATACCCGGCAATCAGGCCCTTGTATACCGTCTGGCTGTCCAGCAGGTCTTCAGCGTCCCGCCAGTCACGCTCTTGCTGGGCGCGGCTGAACGACAGGATAATATTGCCGTTATCATCTTCTGGATCAACGATATAAACCAGCAAATCTTGGCCGACCTGGAGGCTCTCGCGGATGCGAGCGTCCATCTGCTCCAGTTCTTTGCCGCTGATCACACCCTCACTTTTGGCGCCAACATCCACCAAAATTTCAGAGTGAGTGATGTGTGTGATCTTGCCTTCGCGAACTTCTCCTTTTGTCAGTTGGCTCATGCCAAACCCTGACTCGAGGAGACTAGTCATCGGGTGCGCCTCGCCCTCGCTCCCGACGTTTTGTGGGCTTTGCTCCATTAACTCATTTTCTCCATCCAATAGGTGTTGATCGGCATTATAAGGCGGAATCTATGGAATCGCAACCTACAGCCCATTTTTACTCATCTGACCCTGTCAAGCAGGTCAGCGCGGCCTTGCAGACGGTATACAATTGAGGCCGGCTTATGGACTCTCTGGAAGGCATTGTCGAACGTATCACTTATTACAGCGAAGAAACCGGGTACACCGTCTTGCGGCTCCGACCGTCCGGTGCCCGGTCGGCCTTTTCTGATCCTGAAGACAACCTGCTGACGGTGGTGGGCAACCTGCCCGAAGTGAACGCCGGCGAGAGCCTGCGGCTGGAGGGCGTTTGGGCCGCTCACCCTCAATATGGCAAGCAGTTCAAAGCCGAAAAGTGCGAGCAGATTCTCCCGGCCTCGGTCGAGGGCATCAAGCGCTACCTCGGGTCGGGCCTCATCAAAGGCATCGGGCCAAAAACGGCGGCGCGCATCGTCAAAAAATTCGGGGCCGAGACGCTCAAGGTTATTGATGAAAAACCGCGCGACCTGCGCGACGTGCTGGGAATCGGCCCCAAAAAGGCGGTCCTGATCGAAGTCGCCTGGGGCCAGCAGAAGGCCATCAAAAACGTGATGATCTTCCTGCAAGGGCACGGCGTGTCCACCGGGCTGGCGGTGAAAATTTACAAGCAGTACGGCAACATGTCCGAGCAGATTGTGAAGAATGACCCGTACCGGTTGGCGCGGGACATTTACGGCATCGGCTTCAAGACCGCCGACAAGATCGCCCGCCAGCTTGGCCTGCCGCCCGACGCGCCCTCGCGCGTGGACGCTGGCGTGGCTTACGCCCTCGGCGAACTTTCGGACGAAGGCCACGTTTACAGCCCGCTGGAAAAGCTGACGACGACCGCCGCCGAACTGCTCGAAGTGTCAGCCGACTCGGTCGGGGCGGCCATTGATCGTTTGTTGACCGAGGGCCGGATCAAAAAAGAAGCGTTGCGAATCGAAGAGTTGAGGGGTGGGAACACGAAAACGGTCCGGGAGGAGCAGGCGGTTTACCTGGCTCCCTTTTACTTCGGCGAGATCGGCGTCAC from Chloroflexota bacterium encodes:
- a CDS encoding S1 RNA-binding domain-containing protein, with product MDGENELMEQSPQNVGSEGEAHPMTSLLESGFGMSQLTKGEVREGKITHITHSEILVDVGAKSEGVISGKELEQMDARIRESLQVGQDLLVYIVDPEDDNGNIILSFSRAQQERDWRDAEDLLDSQTVYKGLIAGYNKGGLIVKVGNVRGFVPASQMGPARRRRIEGDTPEQKWAKMVSEPIMVKVVEVDRERNRLILSERAAAKESREAQREQLLSDLKEGDICTGRVISIAPFGVFVDVGGADGLVHLSELTWKRIEHPKEILKVGQEVKVQVLSVEKDRKRIALSMKRLEGDPWSRITQQYKIGQLVEGTITKLTKFGAFARIKGNDEIEGLIHISELSDGRIAHPKDVVQEGQTYALRIVKIEPDKRRIGLSLKEVGSSRYLESDWESAADDIPDDEQE
- a CDS encoding ATP-dependent Clp protease ATP-binding subunit, with product MQRFTQRARRVLSLAQEEAERLRHNYIGTEHLLLGLIREEGGVAGRVLRELGLEQRRVQEMVERLSGPGQRNKPARIDLAPGTRRTLELAIDEAKRMGQHYISTEHILLGLVRHNEGVAIDVLNKLGISPEQIRRQTRRVLQENPQQPATPSSTTPQKQTAGGAPEKKKDTKSKTPLVDQLATDLTALAEDNKLDPVIGRQSEIERVIQILARRTKNNPALIGEPGVGKTAIVEGLAQRIIAGDTPEPLLGRRVLQLDVGSLVAGTMYRGQFEERLKRVIEEVKISNSILFIDEVHMLVGAGSAGSSVDAANILKPALSRGHIQVIGATTLNEYRKHIESDAALERRFQPVTVDEPTIEETISILHGIKSRYEDHHKLTITDDAIDAAAHLSARYVPDRFLPDKAIDLIDEAGSRVRMYKSPEAKSFKDTMSDLRLVREERAIAVEEARYDDAQELLARETSLEEKLSQLRAGWDQASMPVVSAADIAEVLGMWTGIPVVQIATEESERLLHMEEDLHKRIIGQDEAISAISRAVRRARAGLKDPKRPIGSFIFLGPTGVGKTELTKALAAFMFGSEDAIIQLDMSEFMERHSVSRLVGAPPGYVGYEDAGQLTEGLRRRPYSIVVFDEIEKAHPEAHNMLLQIMEEGQLSDARGKKVSFRNAMIVMTSNVGADMIKRQAALGFSMKRDEARAEQESYTDMHKKLTEELKKSFRPEFLNRVDGVVVFRSLNKAEIVQIVDLELDKVRERLAERELKLEVSDEAKQHLADAGYNPDYGARPLRRVIQNKVEDGVSDALLRTHATSGSTIYVDFKDGEISIRAEGATDGGEEGNAEREIADILSPL